Below is a genomic region from Pseudomonas sp. JQ170C.
CTGATTAGCAGTGCGGCGGTGTTCGCCCATGGCAACGTCACGCCGACGGCAGTCAACATCGGCAACCTTGAAAAGCTTGGTGAAGAGTGGCGAGCGGAAAACCCCTACCGCAACAGCAAGGATCACGACGAGGCAGTCTCGATTGGCGCATCGGCCTACAACCAGAACTGCGCGGCCTGCCATGGCCTGGAAGCCAAGTCGGGGGGCATCGCACCGGACCTGCGTTTGCTCGATGAGGGTGCGGCGGGCGATGAGTGGTTTGTGGAGCGGGTGCGCAATGGCGCGGTGCGCGACGGTCGGGTGTACATGCCCAAGATGGCGGACTACCTGAGCCAGGAAGCGCTGTGGGCCGTGCGCAGTTACCTGGATACCATGCACATGGATGAGTGACCCCCGTAGGAGCGGGCTCGCCCCGCGAAAGGCCGCTGAAGCTGCCGCCTGAACCACAACCGTTGCATGCCTGCCGTCGTGGCGTGACGCTGCGGTCGTTATCTGTCAGTCAGATCGCTTCGCGGGGCAAGCCCGCTCCTACCCGCCGCTGGCCATAGCCTGCGCACGACCGCGAAGCGGTCGTGGTTCCGGGCCAGTAGGAGCGGGCTTGCCCCGCGAGAGGCCATTACAGGGTGTAGTGCTTGAGCTCCCGGGCAATCAGCATGCGCTGGATTTCGCTGGAGCCTTCGTAGATCTGGGTGATCCGCGCATCGCGGTAGTAGCGCTCGACCGGATAGTCCTCCAGATACCCATACCCGCCATGCACCTGGATCGCCTTGGAGCAGACCCGTTCGGCCATCTCCGAGGCGAACAGCTTGGCTTGCGAGGCTTCGCTCAGGCACGGTTTGCCGGCGCTGCGCAGGCGTGCGGCATGCAGGATCAGCAGGCGCGCAGCGTTGATCTGCACCTGCATGTCGGCGAGCAGGTTGGCGATGCTCTGGTGCTCATTGATCGGCTTGCCGAACTGTATGCGGTCACGGGAGTACACCAGGGCTGCTTCAAACGCGGCGCGGGCGATGCCCAGGGCCTGGGCGGCGATGCCGATGCGACCGCCTTCGAGGTTGGAGAGGGCAATCGCCAGGCCTTTGCCGCGCTCACCGAGCATGTTGGCGGCGGGAATGCGGCAGTTGTTCAACGTGACCGCGCAGGTGTCCGAGGCGCGGATGCCCATCTTGTGTTCGCTGCGATCGACCACGAAGCCTTCGTTGTCGGTGGGCACCAGGAACGCCGAGATGCCTTTCTTGCCCAGGTCCGGGTCGGTGACGGCAAAGACGATGGCAAGGCCTGCACGCCGGGCGTTGCTGACAAACTGCTTGGCACCATTGATGACCCAGTGATCACCCTGCAGCTCGGCACGGGTGCGCAGGTTGTGCGCCTCGGAGCCGGCCTGGGGTTCGGTCAGGCAGAAGCAGCCGATCACCTCACCACTGGCCAGGCGCTCGAGCCAGGTCTGCTGCTGTTCGGCGTTGCCGTAGGCGAGCAGGGGGCCGCAGCCGACCGAGTTGTGGATGCTCATCAAGGCACCGGTGGCGCCATCGCCGGCGGCGATCTCTTCAACGGCCAGGGCGTAGGCGACATAGTCGGTGTAGCTGCCACCCCATTGCTCGGGGACGACCATGCCGAGCAAGCCAAGCTCGCCCATTTTCTTGACCACGTTGTCATCGATCCAGCCGGCCTTTTCCCAGGCCTGGGCATGGGGCGCGATTTCGCCACGGGCAAAATCGCGGGCCATGTCGCGGATCATGATCTGTTCTTCGCTCAGTTCCAGGTCTTGCATCTGCGTACTCCAGGCCTTACAGGCCTTCGAAGAATTGGTTCACGCGCGAACGGTTGAGGTCGGCGAGGGCGGCGGGATTCCAGCGCGGTTGTTTGTCCTTGTCGATGATCAGCGCCCGCACGCCTTCGATCAGGTCGCCGTGATCGAACCATTGCTGGTCCAGGTGCAGCTCCATGGCAAAGCAGTCTTCCAGGCTCAGGTCACGGCCGCGGCGCAGCATTTCCAGGGTCACGGCCATGGCCAGCGGTGAGCGGGTGTCCAGCAGGTCGGCGGTCTTGATTGCCCATTCGTGGCTGTCGGCCACGGTCACGGCCCGCAGTTGCTCCACGATACTGCCGACATCGGCCAGGGCGAAGAAGTGATCGATGGCCGGGCGCAGCGTGGCCAGCGGTGCATCGTCCAGGGTCTGGGTGCCGAGCTTGGCCAGCACGCCTTGCAGGTCTTTGAGCGGGTGGTCGCCAAAGCTCAGGGCATCGAGGCGCTCATCCAGCAGGCTCAGCTTGCTGCTGTCCAGGTACCAGTCGGCCAGGCCACAGTACAGCGCATCGGCGGCGCCGATCTGCACCCCCGTGACGCCCAGGTAGGTGCCCAGTTCGCCGGGCACGCGGGACAGGAAGTAACTGCCGCCCACGTCGGGGAAGTAGCCGATGCCCACTTCCGGCATCGCCAGGCGGCTGCGCTCGGTGACCACGCGCAGTTCGGCGCCCTGGGCCAGGCCCATGCCACCGCCGAGGGTGAAGCCGTCCATCAGCGCCAGGATCGGCTTGCGATAGTGGTGGATGCACAGGTCGAGGGCATATTCCTCGACGAAGAAATCGCGGTGCAGGCTGTCGCCGGCCTTGTAGCTTTCATACAGCGAACGGATGTCGCCCCCTGCACAGAAGCCTTTGGGGCCTTCGCCACGCAGGACCACCGCATGCACTTGCGGGTCGGCTGCCCAGGCGTCGAGCTGCTGCTGCAGCTGGCGCACCATGTCCAGGGTCAGGGCGTTGAGGCCGGCGGGGCGGTTGAGGGTCAAGTGACCGATATGGTTGCGGACCTGGGCCAGAATCGGCGCGTCGGTTGGCGGTTGAACGTGCGCGGTCATCGCTGTCTCCCTGCTTTGTTATTGATTTTCCACGTGAAATATCACGATCTGGGTAAGCGCTCGAGGATCAGGGGATCCTAACAGTGCAAATTTGCCTATTACAATTCGTAAAACTGCAATTGGCCGCTGCATTTTTGCATGCCAGTGCGCCTTCCGGGTCGGGTGTTGCCACTTTAGCCTTGTGACACGCTGGAAGGGGGGAGTAGTTCCCCTTGCCACCCCTCTACCTGCCTGCGCCAAAGCAGCAGGCGCTTGCCGCCAAGGCAGCGTATGGGCCGCGTGCTGGCCTTTCGATAATCGCCTCCGAATCAGTCACCCCCGATTGCGGAGCGCGTCATGCACAACAATAACAATGCCCATCGCCGTATCCTGCCCTTGCTTGCCAGCCTGTCTGCCCTGACCTTGAGCCCCTTGGCCTGTGCCGACATCATGCTCTACGACAAGGACCAGACCACCTTTTCCACCGATGGCTACATCAACGCCTTCTACGTCAACAGCGACATCGACCGCGCCGGCGAGCAGTACGACCGGCGTCAGTCGCGGGTGAAGATGGGCTTCTTGCCCAACACCCTGGGCTTCAACATGACCCGTCAGGCCGATACTTTGAAACTGGGTGGCCGCGCCTCGTTCTGGGTGACCATCAACGACAGTGAAACCAACGGCACCGACACGGCCATCGATGTGCGTCAGTTCTATGGCACCGTGGCCAACCCCGAGTGGGGTGAAGTGCTGATCGGCAAGGACTTCGGCCTGTTCGCCCGCTCCAACATCCTGCTCGACGAACTGCTGGCGGGCTACGGCCAGGTCAGCGACACCCTGGGGCTGGTGGACGGCGGCGGGGTGTCGTTCGGCAACATCGGCAGCGGCTACCCCTACCCATTCCCCACCTCGCAGATCACCTACCGCACCCCCTTGATGGAAGGTTTGCGGGTCGCGGTGGGGATCATGGACCCGGTCGACACCAATGACGACAGCGCGGTGGGCAAGGCCTACCAGGAGAACCCGCGCACCGAGAGTGAGATCACCTACCAGTTCGACCTGGGTGGCGCGCAGATCTACAGCTGGCTCAACGGCAGCTACCAGACTTCGGACAACACCGACAACAACGTCGACTCGGTCACCTCCAAGGGCGTGGGCTATGGCGTGCAGGCCAAAATGGGAGCGTTCTCGCTGACCGGCTCAGGGTTTACCGCCAAGGGCATCAACCCGTTCTTTACCAACAACGCCGGGGAGGCGACCTTGCGCGAAGTCGACAGCACCGGTTACCTGGTGCAGGGCTCGTACCGGTTCGGCAAGAACCGCCTGGCGTTGTCCTATGGCCGGACCAAGGATGACGGCAATGGAGCGGTGAACACCGGGGCCGATTACGAGACGCGGGGGATTGCGCTGTTTCATGACATCAATGACAACCTCAAGCTGGTGGCCGAGTACAACCAGTTCGAGATCGATGGGCACGAGGGAGATGCGCAGAACGAAGACACCGATACCCTGGCGCTGGGGGCGGTGCTGACCTGGTAGCACGAACCACGACCGCTGCGCAGGCTGTCGCCAGCGGCGGTAGGAGCGGGCTTGCCCCACGATCAATTGTGCAGACAACACCGATATTGCTGGCTGTACCGGCCTCTCGCGGGGCAAGCCCGCTCCCACAGGCCCTGTAGCCGCTGGCGACAGCCTGCGATCGGCCGCGCAGCGGTCGTAATGCGTGGCAGGCGACTGCTGCGCGATTCGGTAGGAGCGGGCTTGCCCCGCGATCAATCGTTCAGGCAATACCCATGTTGCTGGCTGTACCGGCCTCTCGCGGGGCGAGCCCGCTCACACTGGCCGATCGCAGGCTATTGCCAGCGGCGGTAGGAGCGGGCTTACCCCGCGATCAATCGTGCAGACAACACCGACATTACTGGCTGTACCGGCCTGTCGCGGGGCAAGCCCGCTCCCACAGGACCATGACCGCTGCGCAGCAGTCGCCGCCCCGTCACATACAACCAACGACACCCCGACCCACTACCCAAGTAGCATTCGGCCCACCCCCACGCCGCCCTAGACTGCCTGCATCGTCCAGGGCGGAGCCCGTCGTCATGCAGTCATTTTCCAGCGAAGGCGTCATCAGCGCCGTCTCGCGCGCAAGCGATGCCGAGCAAGTGGCCCAGGAACTGGCCACTCAGTTGCTGCACCCGCACCTGGGGTTTGTCTTGTTCTTTTGCTCGGCCAGTTACGACCTGCCGGCCCTGGCCGTGGCATTGCAGCAAGGCTTCGGCGGTATTCGCCTGGCTGGCTGCACCAGCGCCGGTGAAATCACTCCCCAGGGCTACGGCCGGGGCTGCGTGACCGCCCTGGGGTTCGATCACCGGCAGTTTTCCATCGCCGCCGAACGCATCGATGCCATGGAGCAGTTCAGCCTGTTCCAGGCCCAGGCGATGGTCGAGCGTCTGGTGAGCGGGTGTCGCAGCAATAGCCTGGCACCGATCAAGGGCCACAGTTTTGCCCTGACGCTGCTCGACGGGCTTTCCAGTCGCGAGGAAACCGTGCTCGCGGCCCTGAGCGCAGCCCTGGGCGATATACCGCATTTCGGTGGCTCGGCCGGTGACGACAATCAGTTGAGCCATACCCACGTGTACTTCGAGGGCGCCTTCCACAGTGGCGCGGCGGTGGTGTTGCTGGTCAACACCGGGCTGGACTTTGAAGTTTTCACCACCCACCACCTCGAACCACGGGACGAGAAGCTGGTCGTCACCCGGGCCGATCGCCAGTTGCGCCGCGTGCACGAGCTCAACGCCGAGCCTGCGGCCGAGGAGTACGCCCGCTTGATCGGCATCCCGGTGAACGAGCTGGATCACCGCATCTTCGCCGCTCACCCCTTGGCGGTCCGGCTCAACCAGCGCTACTACGTGCGGGCGATCCAGCAGGTACATGACGACCTCAGCTTGAGCTTTTACTGCGCCGTGGAGAACGGCATCGTGCTGACCGCCATGCGCCCGGGGCCCATGTTGGCGAACTTGCACCACCTTTTCGACGGCTTGCAGCAACGCCTGGGGCCTTTGCTGGTGACCATCGGTTGCGACTGCTTTCTGCGCCGCCTGGAGCTTGAGGGCAGCGACAACCTGGCCGCCGTCGGTACCTATTTGCGCAGCCAGCAGGTGCTGGGTTTCAACTCCTATGGGGAACAGTTCAATGGCACGCACATCAACCAGACCTTCACCGGCGTCGCCATTGGACGGCCACGCCAGCGCCTCGAGCCTTGAGCTGGAGGCGCTGCGCGGCGCCAACCGGAAACTGCAGCGGATCAACGCCGCCCTGATCGAGCGCCTGGAATCCGGGGCTCGCCCCGATGACGCCTACGCCGCCTTCCAGCACTCGGTGGTACTGGCCGAACAGGTGCGCGAGCGCACCGATGCGCTGAACCAGACCCTGGTCGAGCTCAAGGCCAGCAACCACTTGCTCAGCGATGCCCGGTTGCGCGCCGAGACCGCCCACCAGCACCTGGTCGATGCCATCGAGAGCATTTCCGATGCCTTCGTGCTGTTTGATCCGGACCTGCGCATTGTGCTGTTCAACAGCCGCTTCAAGGCGTTCTGGGCCAACAGCCGCATCCGCATCATCAGTGGCATGCGCCTGGCCGAGGTCAAGCGCCTGATGCACAGTACCGGACTGTTCAACGAAGAGCAGCGTGGCGCCAGCGACGATCACTGGGTCTATCGCCTGCACAGCGGGCGCTGGTTGCAGGTCAGTGAACGGCCGACCCGCGACGGCGGGCGGGTCATGCTGTTCACCGATA
It encodes:
- a CDS encoding porin; the encoded protein is MHNNNNAHRRILPLLASLSALTLSPLACADIMLYDKDQTTFSTDGYINAFYVNSDIDRAGEQYDRRQSRVKMGFLPNTLGFNMTRQADTLKLGGRASFWVTINDSETNGTDTAIDVRQFYGTVANPEWGEVLIGKDFGLFARSNILLDELLAGYGQVSDTLGLVDGGGVSFGNIGSGYPYPFPTSQITYRTPLMEGLRVAVGIMDPVDTNDDSAVGKAYQENPRTESEITYQFDLGGAQIYSWLNGSYQTSDNTDNNVDSVTSKGVGYGVQAKMGAFSLTGSGFTAKGINPFFTNNAGEATLREVDSTGYLVQGSYRFGKNRLALSYGRTKDDGNGAVNTGADYETRGIALFHDINDNLKLVAEYNQFEIDGHEGDAQNEDTDTLALGAVLTW
- the pedF gene encoding cytochrome c-550 PedF, which produces MTTAKNAWLSLMVVGSLISSAAVFAHGNVTPTAVNIGNLEKLGEEWRAENPYRNSKDHDEAVSIGASAYNQNCAACHGLEAKSGGIAPDLRLLDEGAAGDEWFVERVRNGAVRDGRVYMPKMADYLSQEALWAVRSYLDTMHMDE
- a CDS encoding acyl-CoA dehydrogenase family protein encodes the protein MQDLELSEEQIMIRDMARDFARGEIAPHAQAWEKAGWIDDNVVKKMGELGLLGMVVPEQWGGSYTDYVAYALAVEEIAAGDGATGALMSIHNSVGCGPLLAYGNAEQQQTWLERLASGEVIGCFCLTEPQAGSEAHNLRTRAELQGDHWVINGAKQFVSNARRAGLAIVFAVTDPDLGKKGISAFLVPTDNEGFVVDRSEHKMGIRASDTCAVTLNNCRIPAANMLGERGKGLAIALSNLEGGRIGIAAQALGIARAAFEAALVYSRDRIQFGKPINEHQSIANLLADMQVQINAARLLILHAARLRSAGKPCLSEASQAKLFASEMAERVCSKAIQVHGGYGYLEDYPVERYYRDARITQIYEGSSEIQRMLIARELKHYTL
- the nosP gene encoding nitric oxide-sensing protein NosP; the encoded protein is MQSFSSEGVISAVSRASDAEQVAQELATQLLHPHLGFVLFFCSASYDLPALAVALQQGFGGIRLAGCTSAGEITPQGYGRGCVTALGFDHRQFSIAAERIDAMEQFSLFQAQAMVERLVSGCRSNSLAPIKGHSFALTLLDGLSSREETVLAALSAALGDIPHFGGSAGDDNQLSHTHVYFEGAFHSGAAVVLLVNTGLDFEVFTTHHLEPRDEKLVVTRADRQLRRVHELNAEPAAEEYARLIGIPVNELDHRIFAAHPLAVRLNQRYYVRAIQQVHDDLSLSFYCAVENGIVLTAMRPGPMLANLHHLFDGLQQRLGPLLVTIGCDCFLRRLELEGSDNLAAVGTYLRSQQVLGFNSYGEQFNGTHINQTFTGVAIGRPRQRLEP
- a CDS encoding enoyl-CoA hydratase/isomerase family protein gives rise to the protein MTAHVQPPTDAPILAQVRNHIGHLTLNRPAGLNALTLDMVRQLQQQLDAWAADPQVHAVVLRGEGPKGFCAGGDIRSLYESYKAGDSLHRDFFVEEYALDLCIHHYRKPILALMDGFTLGGGMGLAQGAELRVVTERSRLAMPEVGIGYFPDVGGSYFLSRVPGELGTYLGVTGVQIGAADALYCGLADWYLDSSKLSLLDERLDALSFGDHPLKDLQGVLAKLGTQTLDDAPLATLRPAIDHFFALADVGSIVEQLRAVTVADSHEWAIKTADLLDTRSPLAMAVTLEMLRRGRDLSLEDCFAMELHLDQQWFDHGDLIEGVRALIIDKDKQPRWNPAALADLNRSRVNQFFEGL